A single genomic interval of Cupriavidus sp. MP-37 harbors:
- a CDS encoding alpha/beta hydrolase produces MTQSDRTAPGRATRLEIPRHLQMLTVPGLHGSGPGHWQSRWEQQFPDWQRVEQHDWSRPSLPLWAERVSEGVMRARRVAARGAVLVAHSFGCLATLRQAALDPVGIAGALLVAPADPDKFGVAALLPAYRLPFPTILAASRNDPWMPQRTAFSWGTLWGSELVDVGYLGHINADSGLGEWPEGLALLDALVQRIAQAGDSGTASASTTPWEAGVEVASTVPYI; encoded by the coding sequence ATGACGCAATCGGACAGGACCGCGCCGGGCCGCGCCACGCGGCTGGAAATTCCCCGTCATCTGCAGATGCTGACGGTGCCGGGGTTGCACGGCAGTGGCCCGGGGCACTGGCAGAGCCGCTGGGAACAGCAGTTTCCGGACTGGCAGCGGGTCGAGCAGCACGACTGGTCGCGGCCGAGCCTGCCGCTGTGGGCCGAGCGCGTCTCGGAAGGCGTGATGCGGGCCCGGCGCGTGGCCGCGCGCGGCGCCGTGCTGGTGGCGCACAGCTTCGGCTGCCTGGCCACGCTGCGCCAGGCGGCGCTGGACCCGGTCGGCATCGCCGGCGCGTTGCTGGTGGCGCCGGCGGATCCGGACAAGTTCGGCGTGGCGGCATTGCTGCCGGCCTACCGGCTGCCGTTCCCGACCATACTCGCGGCCAGCCGCAACGACCCGTGGATGCCGCAGCGCACCGCATTCTCGTGGGGCACGCTGTGGGGCAGCGAGCTGGTCGACGTCGGCTATCTTGGGCATATCAATGCCGATTCGGGCCTGGGCGAGTGGCCGGAAGGCCTCGCGTTGCTCGATGCGCTGGTGCAGCGTATCGCCCAGGCCGGCGACAGCGGCACCGCAAGTGCTTCAACCACCCCTTGGGAGGCAGGGGTGGAGGTCGCCTCGACGGTCCCTTATATCTAA
- the cysT gene encoding sulfate ABC transporter permease subunit CysT, whose translation MPPSISLADTPPPVAPRAPESGARAPRNPSRQRFTVLPGFGLSLGFTLFYLTLIVLVPLSATFLKTFTMTWDAFWSAITAPRVVASLQLSFGASLIAAIVNTVFGLIVAWVLVRYRFVGKRLIDALVDLPFALPTAVAGIALTALFAGNGWIGRYLEPLGIKVAFTPLGVVVALTFIGLPFVVRTVQPVLEDVEQELEEAAASLGANRLQTFRRVILPAILPALLTGFALSFARATGEYGSVVFISGNMPMVSEIAPLMIYSKLEQYDYAGATAVAVVMLVISFALLLLINLLQAWTRRHQSGARAALAPEAPATGKEF comes from the coding sequence ATGCCTCCATCCATCTCCCTGGCGGACACGCCGCCGCCAGTCGCCCCCCGCGCGCCCGAGTCCGGCGCGCGCGCGCCGCGCAACCCGTCCAGGCAGCGCTTCACCGTGCTGCCGGGCTTCGGCCTGTCGCTCGGGTTCACGCTGTTCTACCTGACGCTGATCGTGCTGGTGCCGTTGTCGGCCACGTTCCTGAAGACGTTTACGATGACGTGGGACGCGTTCTGGAGCGCGATCACGGCGCCGCGCGTGGTGGCATCGCTGCAGCTGAGTTTCGGCGCGTCGCTGATCGCGGCCATCGTCAATACGGTGTTCGGGCTGATCGTGGCATGGGTGCTGGTGCGCTACCGCTTCGTCGGCAAGCGCCTGATCGATGCGCTGGTCGACCTGCCGTTCGCGTTGCCGACCGCGGTGGCGGGCATCGCGCTGACCGCGCTGTTCGCCGGCAACGGCTGGATCGGCCGCTACCTGGAGCCGCTCGGCATCAAGGTCGCGTTCACGCCGCTGGGCGTGGTGGTGGCGCTGACCTTTATCGGCCTGCCGTTCGTGGTGCGCACGGTGCAGCCGGTGCTGGAAGACGTCGAGCAGGAACTGGAAGAAGCGGCGGCCAGCCTGGGTGCCAACCGGCTGCAAACCTTCCGCCGCGTGATCCTGCCGGCGATCCTGCCGGCGCTGCTGACCGGCTTCGCACTGAGCTTCGCGCGCGCCACCGGCGAGTACGGCTCGGTGGTGTTTATCTCGGGCAACATGCCGATGGTGTCGGAGATCGCGCCGCTGATGATCTATTCCAAGCTGGAGCAGTACGACTATGCCGGCGCCACCGCGGTGGCGGTGGTGATGCTGGTGATCTCGTTCGCGCTGCTGCTGCTGATCAACCTGCTGCAGGCCTGGACGCGCCGCCACCAGTCGGGTGCGCGCGCGGCGCTGGCACCGGAAGCGCCCGCCACGGGCAAGGAGTTCTGA
- the cysW gene encoding sulfate ABC transporter permease subunit CysW: MAGAISARLGGQGGARAHHRFDATGEAPWVRYTLIAVAVLFLTLFLFVPLASVFYEALRKGVQTYWEALVEPDALAAIQLTLTVAAIAVPLNVVFGVAAAWAIAKFDFRGKNLLITLIDLPFSVSPVISGLVYVLLFGAQGWLGPWLEAHDIKIMFAVPGIVLATIFVTFPFVARELIPLMQAQGSEEEEAAIVLGASGWQTFRHITLPNIRWGLLYGVILCNARAMGEFGAVSVVSGHIRGLTNTMPLHVEILYNEYNFAAAFAVASLLTLLALVTLGIKTLVEWRARKETEEAAPERPLASLPASVQGQAS; the protein is encoded by the coding sequence ATGGCCGGAGCAATCTCGGCACGCCTCGGCGGGCAGGGCGGCGCCAGGGCCCACCACCGCTTCGATGCAACGGGCGAGGCGCCATGGGTGCGCTACACGCTGATCGCGGTGGCGGTGCTGTTCCTGACGCTGTTCCTGTTCGTGCCGCTGGCGTCGGTGTTCTATGAAGCCTTGCGCAAGGGCGTGCAGACCTACTGGGAAGCGTTGGTCGAGCCCGACGCGCTGGCCGCGATCCAGCTCACGCTGACGGTGGCGGCGATCGCGGTGCCGCTGAACGTGGTGTTCGGCGTGGCGGCGGCGTGGGCCATCGCCAAGTTCGATTTCCGCGGCAAGAACCTGCTGATCACGCTGATCGACCTGCCGTTCTCGGTGTCGCCGGTGATCTCCGGCCTGGTCTACGTGCTGCTGTTCGGCGCGCAGGGCTGGCTGGGGCCGTGGCTGGAAGCGCACGACATCAAGATCATGTTCGCGGTGCCGGGCATCGTGCTGGCGACGATCTTCGTGACCTTTCCCTTCGTGGCGCGCGAGCTGATCCCGCTGATGCAGGCGCAGGGCAGCGAAGAGGAGGAGGCTGCGATCGTGCTGGGCGCGTCGGGCTGGCAGACCTTTCGCCATATCACGCTGCCCAATATCCGCTGGGGCCTGCTGTATGGCGTGATCCTGTGCAATGCGCGGGCGATGGGCGAGTTCGGCGCGGTGTCGGTGGTGTCGGGCCATATCCGCGGGCTGACCAACACCATGCCGCTGCACGTGGAGATTCTTTACAACGAATACAACTTCGCGGCCGCGTTCGCGGTGGCGTCGCTGCTGACACTGCTGGCGCTGGTGACCCTGGGCATCAAGACGCTGGTGGAATGGCGCGCCCGCAAGGAAACCGAAGAGGCCGCGCCGGAGCGGCCGCTGGCAAGCCTGCCGGCTTCAGTGCAAGGACAAGCATCATGA
- a CDS encoding sulfate/molybdate ABC transporter ATP-binding protein, with product MSIQVKNVEKRFGDFVALDHVSLDFEEGELTALLGPSGCGKTTLLRIIAGLERADAGQILLAGRDASDQHVRQRQVGFVFQHYALFKHMSVFENVAFGLRVKPRAERPSEAQIREKVHALLDLVQLDWLADRYPSQLSGGQRQRIALARALAVEPRVLLLDEPFGALDAKVRKELRRWLRRLHDELHVTSVFVTHDQEEALEVADQVVLMNRGRVEQHGSPEAVYNHPATPFVFGFLGNVNLFHGRLEVGESGGLLHTGEAVLPVVGSGHESAGDAVAYVRPHDLDLERYAPGADGIAVTLRRALTLGPVAQLELEREDNQDVIEVALPLERFRHAGFREGELLAVRPRQLRVFTQANGTAPTQKPEAAR from the coding sequence ATGAGCATCCAGGTCAAGAACGTAGAGAAGCGCTTTGGCGATTTCGTCGCGCTGGACCATGTCTCGCTCGATTTCGAAGAGGGCGAGCTGACCGCGCTGCTGGGGCCGTCCGGCTGCGGCAAGACCACGCTGCTGCGCATCATCGCCGGCCTCGAGCGCGCCGATGCCGGCCAGATCCTGCTGGCGGGGCGCGATGCCTCGGACCAGCATGTGCGCCAGCGCCAGGTGGGCTTCGTGTTCCAGCATTACGCGCTGTTCAAGCATATGAGCGTGTTCGAGAACGTCGCCTTCGGCCTGCGCGTGAAGCCGCGCGCCGAGCGCCCGAGCGAAGCGCAGATCCGCGAAAAAGTGCATGCGCTGCTCGATCTCGTGCAGCTCGACTGGCTGGCCGATCGCTACCCGTCGCAACTGTCGGGCGGGCAGCGCCAGCGCATCGCCCTGGCGCGCGCGCTGGCGGTGGAGCCGCGCGTGCTGCTGCTCGACGAACCGTTCGGCGCGCTCGATGCCAAGGTGCGCAAGGAACTGCGCCGCTGGCTGCGGCGCCTGCACGACGAGCTGCATGTGACCAGCGTGTTCGTCACGCACGACCAGGAAGAAGCGCTGGAAGTGGCCGACCAGGTGGTGCTGATGAATCGCGGCCGCGTCGAGCAGCACGGCTCGCCCGAGGCGGTCTACAACCATCCGGCCACGCCGTTCGTGTTCGGCTTCCTCGGCAACGTCAACCTGTTCCACGGGCGGCTCGAAGTGGGCGAGAGCGGCGGCCTGCTGCATACCGGCGAGGCGGTGCTGCCGGTGGTCGGCAGCGGCCACGAGAGCGCCGGCGATGCGGTCGCCTATGTCCGCCCGCACGACCTGGACCTGGAGCGCTATGCGCCCGGCGCCGACGGCATTGCCGTGACGCTGCGCCGTGCATTGACGCTGGGCCCGGTGGCGCAGCTCGAGCTTGAGCGCGAAGACAACCAGGACGTGATCGAAGTGGCGCTGCCGCTCGAGCGCTTCCGCCACGCGGGCTTCCGCGAGGGCGAGCTGCTCGCCGTGCGCCCGCGCCAGCTGCGCGTCTTTACGCAAGCCAACGGCACCGCCCCCACCCAAAAACCAGAGGCCGCACGATGA